The Nocardioides humi genome includes a region encoding these proteins:
- a CDS encoding alcohol dehydrogenase catalytic domain-containing protein, with protein MSWRATAALARERTGELVVEEIELRDPRPGELLVRIAGVGFCHSDLMFRRTGSPVPLPVVLGHEGAGVVEAVGPGVSAIAPGDHVVLSFDSCGGCESCGRAMPAYCARFRELNAVGTPPDGSAAARDSAGGAVGTRWFGQSSFASYAVATARNAVRVDRDLPLELLGPLGCGLLTGAGTVLNHLRVPVGSSVAVVGTGAVGMAAVMAAAAAGAERIVAVDLHPGRLELAAELGATHCVLGDQLTPATGRELLGRVDHAVDTSGAPQAILAALAALGPGGRLALVGTGTGPVPIDPSTLAGRQVGFVVEGEAVPQTFIPELLALWREGSFPFERLVTTYALDDVARAEVDLTSGRTVKPVLVPAS; from the coding sequence GTGAGCTGGAGGGCGACCGCGGCGCTCGCGCGCGAACGGACCGGCGAGCTGGTCGTGGAGGAGATCGAGCTGCGCGATCCACGGCCCGGCGAGCTGCTCGTGCGCATCGCTGGGGTGGGCTTCTGCCACAGCGACCTGATGTTCCGGCGTACCGGCTCGCCGGTCCCGCTGCCGGTGGTGCTCGGCCACGAGGGCGCCGGTGTGGTCGAGGCCGTCGGTCCGGGCGTGTCCGCGATCGCGCCCGGCGACCACGTGGTGCTCAGCTTCGACTCCTGCGGGGGCTGTGAGTCCTGCGGCCGTGCGATGCCCGCCTACTGTGCGCGCTTCCGCGAGCTCAACGCCGTCGGCACGCCGCCCGACGGGTCGGCCGCGGCGCGCGATTCCGCCGGCGGCGCGGTCGGCACGCGCTGGTTCGGCCAGTCGTCGTTCGCGTCGTACGCCGTAGCGACGGCGCGCAACGCCGTGCGGGTCGACCGCGACCTACCCCTGGAGCTGCTCGGCCCTCTCGGCTGCGGGCTTCTGACCGGGGCCGGCACCGTGCTCAACCATCTCCGGGTGCCGGTCGGTTCGTCGGTTGCGGTGGTGGGCACGGGCGCCGTGGGCATGGCGGCGGTGATGGCCGCCGCGGCGGCGGGAGCCGAGCGCATCGTGGCCGTCGACCTGCACCCGGGCCGACTCGAGCTCGCCGCCGAGCTCGGCGCCACCCACTGCGTGCTGGGGGACCAGCTGACCCCGGCCACCGGCCGGGAGCTCCTCGGGCGGGTCGACCATGCGGTCGACACCAGCGGTGCCCCACAGGCGATCCTGGCCGCGCTGGCAGCTCTGGGGCCGGGTGGTCGGCTGGCACTGGTCGGCACCGGGACCGGACCGGTGCCCATCGACCCGTCCACGCTCGCCGGCCGCCAGGTCGGCTTCGTCGTGGAGGGCGAGGCGGTTCCGCAGACCTTCATCCCCGAGCTCCTCGCGCTGTGGCGCGAGGGCAGTTTCCCCTTCGAGCGGCTCGTGACGACGTACGCACTCGACGACGTCGCCCGGGCAGAGGTCGACCTGACCAGCGGGCGCACCGTCAAGCCGGTGCTCGTGCCCGCGAGTTGA
- a CDS encoding phytanoyl-CoA dioxygenase family protein, which produces MAVEMSEEWGLDEDYPLSGAQVEALQEVGWVLLPGLLDTTTCGVLLDELRGQEHTDSIFKHAEQTAVRKRESLGWKSSLFRRLATSRRVAGVAARLMRLPEVVFTQDMTFAKGPGGEPTQYHQDFPFSPYDRSGAINLWVALVDVTEAMGPLSYLEGSHRLGSLGRFADEDVTDTYPELLELPVGGGRAVRAGDALVHLDLTVHGAAANTSDRVREAYACRYARPDTIYTGTRNHHFDSLGITPYDPLGASPHFPHVGREGLISG; this is translated from the coding sequence GTGGCCGTCGAGATGAGCGAGGAGTGGGGGCTCGATGAGGACTACCCGCTGTCCGGAGCCCAGGTCGAGGCGCTGCAGGAGGTCGGCTGGGTGCTGCTGCCCGGGCTGCTCGACACCACGACCTGTGGCGTGCTCCTCGACGAGCTGCGCGGCCAGGAGCACACCGACTCGATCTTCAAGCACGCCGAGCAGACAGCGGTCCGCAAGCGCGAGAGCCTGGGCTGGAAGAGCTCGCTGTTCCGGCGGCTCGCCACGTCGCGTCGGGTGGCTGGCGTGGCGGCCCGGCTGATGCGGCTGCCCGAGGTCGTGTTCACCCAGGACATGACCTTCGCCAAGGGACCGGGCGGCGAGCCGACCCAGTACCACCAGGACTTCCCATTCTCTCCGTACGACCGGTCCGGCGCGATCAACCTGTGGGTCGCCCTGGTCGACGTGACCGAGGCCATGGGGCCACTGTCCTACCTGGAGGGATCCCATCGACTGGGATCGCTCGGGAGGTTCGCCGACGAGGACGTGACGGACACCTACCCGGAGCTCCTCGAGCTACCGGTCGGCGGCGGTCGTGCCGTGCGTGCCGGCGACGCGCTCGTGCACCTCGACCTCACCGTTCACGGCGCCGCCGCGAACACCTCGGACCGGGTGCGCGAGGCCTACGCCTGCCGGTACGCCCGTCCCGACACCATCTACACCGGCACCCGCAACCACCACTTCGACTCCCTCGGGATCACGCCGTACGACCCGCTCGGCGCAAGCCCACACTTCCCCCACGTCGGACGGGAGGGACTGATCAGTGGCTGA
- a CDS encoding FAD-dependent oxidoreductase — MADLLLLQPFEIGGVSLRNRVVMPPMGSRHTPGGLVSATDLEWHAERAHGGVGLVITGGTSVHPTSVFRGNRGLDGWRAEGVPGLSERVDAVHAGGAKIFGQLLHLGRETIEGQPELAQVAPSAVRSPRDPFVPHEMSRGEVREIVDAFAVSAAHHLRAGYDGLEVHAAHGYLVAQFLSPDTNRRTDEYGGDTPVERTAFLREILERVRAEAGSGVPVGVRLSAHEESADGIQLGDTLAMVRALTAAGLVDYVSITRGVRNGYIKDNTWPYAVAADEARAIKQVCDVPVLVSGRIVLPEHAESVLSSGAADLVGVGRGLIADPDWVAKASGRKHGAIRPCIGFVQDCRIAQGGAACAVNAGAGREAEFGTRVVWPPVTARVVVVGGGPGGLEAARLAAERGCRVTLFEGDRELGGQLRRAARGPGRGQLLGFVDFLGAELDRLGVEVVTGRTATADDVAALAPDQVVVATGAVHAPVTLPGADRGSVLSVWELLDGTPRPFAGHVVVADDGTGFWPAVSAAELLLAQGAQVTFVTPAPAVAGAVPRESLGLLHRRLRRGGTTYRPFTVVDRVGVGTVDLRDVVTGQVERASADHVVALTTPVAQDGLVAELAALGVPAAAIGDAIAPRRITAAVLDANRLVGQLA, encoded by the coding sequence GTGGCTGACCTGCTGCTCCTGCAACCCTTCGAGATCGGAGGGGTCAGCCTGCGCAACCGCGTGGTGATGCCTCCGATGGGGAGCCGGCACACCCCCGGTGGCCTGGTCTCGGCCACCGACCTGGAGTGGCACGCCGAGCGCGCCCACGGCGGGGTGGGGCTGGTCATCACCGGCGGCACCTCGGTCCACCCGACCTCGGTCTTCCGGGGTAACCGGGGCCTGGACGGGTGGCGGGCCGAGGGCGTCCCGGGGCTGAGCGAGCGGGTCGACGCCGTCCACGCAGGTGGCGCGAAGATCTTCGGGCAACTGCTCCATCTCGGTCGCGAGACCATCGAGGGGCAGCCCGAGCTCGCCCAGGTCGCGCCGAGTGCCGTGCGCTCACCCCGGGACCCGTTCGTCCCGCACGAGATGTCACGCGGCGAGGTGCGTGAGATCGTCGACGCGTTCGCGGTGAGCGCCGCCCACCACCTGCGTGCCGGGTACGACGGCCTGGAGGTGCACGCCGCCCACGGGTATCTCGTCGCACAGTTCCTCAGCCCGGACACCAACCGCCGCACCGACGAGTACGGCGGGGACACCCCGGTCGAGCGGACGGCGTTCCTGCGCGAGATCCTCGAGCGGGTTCGCGCCGAGGCCGGGTCCGGCGTGCCGGTCGGCGTACGGCTCAGCGCACACGAGGAGTCGGCCGACGGCATCCAGCTCGGGGATACGCTGGCCATGGTCCGTGCGCTGACCGCCGCAGGGCTGGTCGACTATGTGTCGATCACCCGCGGGGTGCGCAACGGCTACATCAAGGACAACACCTGGCCCTACGCCGTGGCGGCGGACGAGGCCCGCGCCATCAAGCAGGTCTGCGACGTCCCGGTGCTGGTGTCGGGCCGGATCGTGCTCCCCGAGCATGCCGAGTCGGTGCTGTCCAGCGGCGCCGCTGACCTGGTGGGGGTCGGGCGGGGGCTCATCGCCGACCCCGACTGGGTGGCCAAGGCCAGCGGGCGCAAGCACGGTGCGATCCGGCCATGCATCGGCTTCGTGCAGGACTGCCGGATCGCGCAGGGCGGCGCGGCGTGCGCGGTCAACGCCGGAGCCGGCCGTGAGGCCGAATTCGGCACTCGCGTGGTGTGGCCCCCGGTGACGGCGCGCGTGGTGGTCGTCGGTGGCGGTCCCGGCGGGCTCGAGGCCGCCCGCCTGGCGGCCGAGCGCGGCTGCCGCGTCACCCTCTTCGAGGGCGACCGCGAGCTCGGCGGCCAGCTCCGGCGGGCTGCGCGCGGCCCCGGCCGCGGGCAACTGCTGGGCTTCGTCGACTTCCTCGGCGCCGAACTCGACCGGCTGGGGGTCGAGGTGGTCACCGGGAGGACCGCCACCGCCGACGACGTCGCCGCGCTGGCGCCCGACCAGGTGGTCGTCGCCACCGGTGCGGTCCACGCACCGGTGACGCTGCCGGGGGCGGACCGGGGCTCCGTGCTCTCGGTCTGGGAGCTCCTGGACGGCACGCCGCGCCCGTTCGCCGGACACGTGGTCGTGGCGGACGATGGCACCGGCTTCTGGCCCGCGGTGAGCGCCGCGGAGCTGCTGCTCGCCCAGGGAGCCCAGGTCACGTTCGTGACGCCGGCGCCGGCGGTCGCCGGCGCCGTGCCGCGGGAGAGCCTCGGGCTCCTCCACCGCCGGCTCCGCAGGGGCGGTACGACGTACCGGCCGTTCACCGTCGTGGACCGTGTCGGAGTCGGCACGGTCGACCTGCGCGACGTGGTCACCGGACAGGTCGAACGAGCGTCGGCCGACCACGTCGTGGCGCTGACCACGCCCGTCGCTCAGGACGGTCTCGTGGCCGAGCTCGCCGCGCTCGGTGTCCCGGCCGCCGCGATCGGGGACGCGATCGCGCCCCGGCGGATCACTGCGGCCGTGCTGGATGCGAACCGTCTCGTCGGTCAGCTGGCCTGA